From the genome of Pseudoxanthomonas sp.:
GACTGACCAACTTCAAGCAACAGCGGTACGACTATGGCTTTCGTAGCAACGTGATGAGCCCACATGCCCAATCCAAAAAGCAGCCATGCCAATCCCCATGCCGCCCATCCAAACCTTAGCCATCGTCGCATTCCAGTGCCTCCATTCCATGCAGTAACACGATAACCGTTGCCGCCATCGACCGCGCCGGTCGACACTTTCTCATCGGAGATACGGCGAGAACAAAAAAGCCCCGGCTTTCACCGGGGCTTTTTCAGTTCAACCATCGCGGTGGATCAGGCGAAGGGATCCTGCAGGATCATGGTGTGGTCACGGTCCGGGCCGGTGGAGACGATGCTGATCGGGCAGCCGGCCAGTTCTTCCAGCGCGCGCAGGTAGGCGCGGGCCGCAGCCGGCAGCTTGTCCCACTCAGTGATGCCGTGGGTGTTCTCGTTCCAGCCCGGGAACTCCAGGTACACGGGGGTGCATTCTTCCCAGCCCTGCGCGTCCAACGGGGCGTACTCGCTGCGCTTGCCGCGGTATTCGTAGGCAATGCAGATCTTCAGCTTCTCCATGCCATCCAGCACGTCCAGCTTGGTGATGCACAGGCCGGAGATGCCGTTGATGGCCACGGCGCGCTTGAGCGCGACGATGTCCATCCAGCCGCAGCGACGCGGACGGCCGGTCGAGGCGCCGTACTCGGCACCACGGTCACGGATGCCCTGGCCAACGTCATCGTCCAGCTCGGTCGGGAACGGGCCGCCACCGACGCGGGTGGCGTAGGCCTTGGCGATGCCCAGCACGTAATCCAGCGACTGTGCGCCCACGCCGGTGCCGGCCAGTGCGCCGCCAACGGTGGTGTTGGAGCTGGTGACGTAGGGATAGGTGCCGTGGTCGATGTCCAGCAACGCGCCCTGGGCGCCTTCGAACAGCACCCGCTTACCCTGCTTGCGCAGGTCGTGCAGGATGCCGGCCACGTCGGACTTCATCGGCTCGACGTACTCGCCGAAGGCCAGCGCCTCGTCGTAGGTCTTCTGGAAATCGACAGCTTCCACGCCCAGGTACTTGGTCAGCACGAAGTTGTGGTAATCCAGCGCGGTGCGCAGCAGTTCTTCCAGCTGCTTGGGGTAATGCAGGTCGGCGATGCGGATGCCGCGACGCGCCACCTTGTCTTCGTACGCCGGGCCGATGCCGCGACCGGTGGTGCCGATGGCCTTGCCGCCAGCGGCCTTCTCACGAGCCTGATCCAGGGCGATGTGGTACGGCATGATCAGCGGCGCGGCCGGGGAGATCTTCAGGCGCGAACGCACTTCCACGCCATTGGCTTCCAGCTCGCTGATTTCCTTCTGCAACGCAGCCGGGCTGATCACCACGCCATTGCCGATCAGGCACAGCGCGTCATCGCGCAGGATGCCCGACGGGATCAGGTGCAGGACGGTCTTCTTGCCCTTGATGACCAACGTGTGGCCGGCATTGTGGCCGCCCTGGAAACGCACGACCGCACCGATTTCCTCGGTGAGCAGATCGACGATCTTGCCCTTGCCTTCATCGCCCCACTGGGCACCGATAACGACGACTGACTGACCCATGACGGGTAACTCCTGTTGTGTTGCGGCCATCGGGGCCGCGGACGGGGACCGGGCCTGGGGTTGGCGGCTTCGTGTTGGCCAGGTGCCATCGGGGCGCCTGCGCGAAGTGCCGTGTCCAGACACGGAAAAAGCCAGAAGGGTCTGCTCTGTGGGAGCGCCCGGCCGGCTTTTGTGCATTATCCGGGTTTTGGGTGGCGGGGGCCACCATGGGCATGGGAAATTTTGTTCAGGTTGCTGCCTTGGGAGCATCAGCGACCTTTTGCCTTTCGTAGCGCGCGCTCGCTTCGCTGGGGCTTTGCCCGTGTACCGACCGAAGCGCAACCGGGCAAGCTTGGCTCTACAAAAGCCGAGCCCTTGAATGAAGCGAGGCGCCCGAAGGCGCCCCGCTCGATCACGTCCATCGCGAATCCTCGCGATCAACCCATCTCAACGATCATTCTTCAGGTACTGCAGGAAGGGATCGCTCTTGTCCAGCACGATCACCGCGTTGCCATCGGCGAACGAATTCCGGTACGCCTCCAGGCTGCGATAGAAGGCGTAGAAGCCCGGGTCGGAGGCACTGGCCTTGGCGTAGATCTGGGCGGCTTCGGCGTCGCCTTCGCCGCGCTGGCGCTGGGCATCGCGCTCGGCTTCGGCGGCGATCACCACCTGCTGGCGGTCGGCCTCGGCGCGGATGGTGCGGGCCTGTTCCTCGCCTTCCGCACGCAGCGCGCTGGCCACCTGCTGGCGCTGGGCGCGCATGCGGTCGTAGACCTCGCCAAGCACCTTGCTGTCCTGCGGCAGGTCGATCTGCTTCAGGCGGATGTCCACCAGCTGCATGCCCAGGTTGCCGATGGCCTGGTTGATCACCTTCAGCTGGCCGGCAATGATCTCGCTGCGGTCACCGGACACCAGCTGGGTCAGGGTGCGCGAGTTGATCTCGTTGCGCAGCGAGTTGGTGATGATCGGGGCCAGGCGCTTGTTGGCCGTCTCCGCATCGCCACCGGTGGCACGGAAGTAGGCGCGCACGTCGGAGATATAGCCGATGGCGAAGAAGTCCACCGACACGTCCTTCTGCTCGCTGGTGAAATAGCGCTCAGGCGTGGTGTCCAGGATGCGGAAACGGCGGTCGAACAGGCGCGCCGATTCCACCACCGGCAGCTTGAAGTGCAGGCCAGGCTTGAGGTCGGCACGCACCACCCGGCCCAGGTTGAGCACCATGGCGGTCTGGTCTTCGCGCACTATGAAGACCGAACCCATCAGCCCCAGCAGGACGGCCACGATCACGGCCACGATCACGGAAGTCTTCATTGGCGGGCCTCCTCGCGGCCAGTAGGTCGCGGCGGACGCAGGTTGTCAGACGTTGAAGATGCACTGCTGGCGCTGCTGTCCACGGTGGGCAGCAGCGACTCCATCGGCACGCGCGGCAGGCTGGATGCCGGCGGCAGCTTACCGGCCTGCGCGCCCGCGTCCATCGGCACGTAGATCAGCTGGCGGCCATCGGCACCGACGACCTTGCGGTTGTGGGCCAGCACCTGTTCGACCGTTTCCAGCCACAGGCGCTTGCGCGTGGTTTCCGGGGCTGCCGAATACTGCTGTTCCAGCAGGGTGAAACGGTCGGCGTCACCCTGGGCATTGGCGATGGCCGCTTCCTTGTAACCCTGGGCGGCGGTGCGGGTGCGCGCGGCTTCACCACGGGCCTCAGGGACCACGCGCGCGGCGTAGGCCTGGGCTTCGTTGACCAGGCGTTCGCGACTCTGCTGGGCGCTGTTGACGTCGTCGAAGGCAGGCTTCACTTCATCCGGCGGACGCGCGTTGGGCAGGGTCAGGTCGGTCACGACCAGGCCGGAACGATAGGCGTTGAGCGCCGCCTGCAGGCGGTCCTTGGCCGCGGTGGCCAGCGGACCACGCTTGTTGAGCACGTCTTCCAGGGTGGCCCGGCCAACCTGTTCGCGCACTGCGCTCTGGGCGGCCTGGGTCATGACCTCGTCGGCGGCCGCGGTGCCGTACAGGTACTGACGCGGGTCGTCGATGCGGTACTGCACGTTGACGGTGACGTTGACGATGTTCTCGTCGCTGGTCAGCACCGGCAAGGTGTTGCTGAAGGTCTGGATGGTGGTCACGGCCACGTTCCGGACGCTTTCGATGGGCCAGGGCCACTTCAGGTTGGGACCGGGCTGCATGATCCGGACGAACTGGCCGAAGCGCAGCACGACGCCGCGCTGCTGTTCGCCGATCAGCTGGAAGCTGCTGAAGGCCACGACCAGCACCACGGCCACGCCGATCCAGCGCAACGGGCCACCGTTGCCGTTGCCACCAAGCAAGTTGCGCAGCTGGGCCAGCACGCCATCGAGGCCATCGCGTCCAGGCTTCCAGGAATTGCGCCCCCTGCCCGGCCCGCTGCCGTTTCCGTTGTCTCCCGAACCGCTACCAGGGGTGTTCCAGGCCATGCCCACTCCGAATTGATGAAGATGCACGTGCCTCCGGGAACCCCGGGGCACAGCGCGACCCGATTCTACTAGGTCGCCACCGGCATGCCGGCTGACAGCCCTGTCATGGCGTCGCAACCCAGCCAGCACAAGGCCGGAAGACGTCATATCTGCGCGATCTATGCCTTGCTTCGCCATCGCGCCACAAGGCCATCAGCACGCGGGGATGACATGGGCGCTGCTAGGAATGTCCCGTTTTCAACGGAACAGGCCGCATGTCCACGCCGATTGAACACTACGCGATGCTGGGCGACTGCCGCAGCGCGGCCCTGGTTTGCCGCAACGGCTCCATCGACTGGCTGTGCCTGCCCCGTTTCGATTCCGAAGCGGTGTTCGCCGCCCTGCTGGGCACGCCCGAACACGGCCGCTGGCTGCTGTGCCCACAGGATGAAGCCGCCACCAGCCATCGCCAATACCGCGACGGCAGCTTGGTGCTGGAAACCACCTTCGAAACCGACACCGGCGCCGTGCGCGTGGTCGACTTCATGGTCACCAGCCAGAACGGCAACCCCCACAGCCACCTGGTGCGCTGCGTCGAAGCGGTGCGCGGCCGTGTGCCGATGCGCACTGAACTGGTGATGCGCTTCGGCCACGGCCACATCGTGCCGTGGGTGACCCAGCAGGACGATGGCCTGCGCGCGGTGGCCGGACCGGATCAGCTGGTGCTGCGCTCGCCGGTGCCAATCAAGGGTCGCGACATGACCTCGCAGGGGCACTTCACCCTGGACGAAGGCGAGCGCACCTGGTTCGTACTCAGCCACGGCCCCTCGCACCTGGATGCCCCGGAGGCAGTCGACCCCGAGGACGCACTGGCCATCACGCTAGCGTTCTGGGAGGACTGGTCCAACCAGTGCGCCCCGGCCGGGCGCTGGAGCGCGCAGGTCAAGCGCTCGCTGGTGGTGCTCAAGGGCCTGAGCTACCTGCCCACCGGCGCGATCATCGCCGCCCCCACCGCCTCGCTGCCCGAACAGCTGGGCGGCGAACGCAACTGGGACTATCGCTACTGCTGGTTGCGCGATAGCAGCTTCACCCTGCTGGCGCTGATGAACGCTGGATTCCACAACGAGGCCGGCGCTTTCCGCGACTGGGTCAAGCGCGCGGTGGCCGGCACGCCAGGCCAGCTGCAATCGCTGTACGGCGTGGGCGGCGAACGCCGGTTGCCCGAATGGTCCGCGCCATGGCTGCCTGGCTACGATGCATCGCGGCCAGTGAACTTCGGTAACGCCGCCGCCGATCAATTCCAGCTGGATGTGTACGGCGAACTGATCGCCTTGTTCGAGATCGCGCGCCTGCGCGGCATGCCGGCCGGTGCGTATGGCAACCAGCTGGAGCGCGCCTTCCTGCTGGAACTGGAGAAGCGCTGGCAGGAGCCGGATGAAGGCATCTGGGAAGTGCGTTCCGGGCGACGCCACTTCACCCATTCCAAGCTGATGGCCTGGCTGGCGCTGCACCTGGCGGCGCAGAACGACCAAAGCGGGTTCTGCGACCAGGACCGCCAGCGTTGGCGGCAAACGGCTGACACGGTGCACGCGCAGATCCTGGCACGCGGGCTGCATCGCGACGGCTACTTCGTGCAGAGCTACGACAGCGAGGAACTGGATGCGGCACTGCTGCTAATGCCGATGGTGGGCTTCCTGCCAGCCGACGATCCACGTGTGATCGCCACGGTCGATGCGATCAGCGAGCGACTCACCGTCGATGGCCTGGTCAAGCGCTATAGCACCCATGGCGGCGTCGACGGCCTTCCGGCCGGGGAAGGCACGTTCCTGGCCTGCAGCTTCTGGCTGGTCGAAGCGCTGGTGATGATCGGCCGGATCGATCGGGCCACCACGCTCTACGACCACTTGTGCGGCCTGTGCAACGACGTCGGCCTGCTGGCCGAGGAATACGACCCCAAGGGCCAGCGCATGCTCGGCAACTTCCCGCAGGGCTATTCGCACGTGGCCCTGGTCAACGCCGCCTACCGCCTCACCCACCTCCACAACGCCAAGCGCAGCAGCCCAGAGGTTCTTTCATGACTGACACTACATCCCCCGGGGTGCGCGCCGCCGATGCTCTCGCCCCGCCCTGCCTGCTGGTGCTGTTCGGCGCGCGTGGCGACCTGGCCCGACGCCTGGTGATCCCCGCCCTGTACAACCTCAAGCGCGCCGGCCAGCTGGACGAACGCTTCGCCATCGTCGGCTTCGACCACGGCGTCAGCAGCGAAGCCGGCTGGCGCAGGACCATCGGTGCTGCACTGCGCAAGCAGGCGACGTCGCAGGGCGGCGAATTCCAGGCCGATGGGATCGATGAAAACACCTGGCGCTGGCTGAGCAAGCGCATGTACTACCAGCGCGGCGACTTCACCGCGGCCGCCGACTACCGCGCGCTCAAGAGCCGCCTGAGCGAACTGGACGGCAAGCATGGGACGCAAGGCAACGTGTTGTTCTATCTGGCCACCGCGCCGCGTTTCTTCGGCGCGGCGGTCAATGAGCTGGGCCGCGCGGGCCTGGTGAAGCAGGCCGGGGACGGCCCCTGGCGCCGGGTCATCATCGAAAAACCCTTTGGCCACGACCTGGACAGCGCCCGTGTGCTCAATGCCCAGGTCGCGCAGGTCCTGGCGGAAGACCAGGTGTTCCGCATCGACCATTTCCTGGGCAAGGAAACGGTGCAGAACATCCAGGCATTCCGCTTCGCCAATGGCTTGTTCGAGCCGGTCTGGAACCGCGACCGCATCGACCATGTGCAGATCACCGCAGCCGAAACCATCGGCGTGGAAGGCCGCGGGAATTTCTACGAACCCACCGGCGCGCTACGCGACATGGTACCCAACCACCTGTTCCAGCTGCTGGCAATGGTGGCGATGGAACCGCCATCGGAGTTCACGCCCGCGGCCATGCTGCGCCGACGTTCGGAAGTGATCGAAGCAGTGCGCCCGCTGGCCCCGCAGGACGTGGTGCGTGGCCAGTACGCCGCCGGCACCATCGGTTCGGACGCGGTGCCGGCCTACCGCGACGAGGACACCACGTCCAGCACTTCGGAAACCGAAACCTACGTGGCGATGAAACTGGCCATCGACACCTGGCGCTGGGCGGGCGTGCCGTTTTACCTGCGCACCGGCAAGCGCCTGCGCACGCGCACCACGGAGGTGGCGATCCGCTTCAAGCCCGCGCCGCTGGCGCCATTCCGCAACACGGCCGTGGGCGGTTACGGGCCTGACTGGCTGGTGCTGCACATCCAGCCCGATGAAGGGATCTCGCTGCAATTCGACGTCAAACGCCCGGGCTATCCTGTGGCGCTGGCGCCGGTCCGCATGGATTTCCGCTATCGCGACTGGTTCCCGCAGGAAAACACCGTCGGCTACGAGCGGTTGCTGCACGACTGCATGCGTGGCGAGGCGGCATTGTTCCAGGATGCAGCGATGGTCGATGCGGCCTGGTGCATCGTGCAGCCAGTGCTGGACGCCTGGGCCAGGCAGCCGGCGACCGAATTCCCCAACTACGCCGCAGGCAGTGCCGGCCCGGTCGCCGCCGACGCCCTGCTGGCCCTGGATGGCGGCCGTACCTGGCGCGCATTGACCCCGGGCCGTACGCGCCCGCCACATCGCCCACGCCAGCAGGGCGAAGCCAAGGCCGCCGCGGGAAAAGCCACATCGCCCGAAGGCACGAACGCGACCAGGGAAGCCCCCAGGAAAGTCACCGGCAAAGCATCCAAAGCCACGGCTTCAAAGAAAACAGCCGCGAAAAGAACCACGGAAAGAAATGTGCGCAAGCGCACCACTTCGTCGACCTGAGCATGCTGTGCTGACCCTGGAAACACTCGGGACGACGCAATCGGAGCCAAAGCCATGAATACACCCAGGACGCTGGTGGTGATGGGCGTCTCCGCCTCGGGCAAGACCACCGTGTCCAACGTGCTGGGCGCGGAGCTGGACTACCGCGTGCTGGATGCCGACGATCTGCACCCGGCCGAAAACGTGGAGAAGATGCGCGAAGGCATCGCGCTGACCGATGCCGACCGCCTGCCCTGGTTGAAGAAGGTCGCCGCCTGGATCACCGACCAGCACGCGGCGAATGTCGGCGTGGTGGTGTCGTGTTCGGCGCTCAAGCGCAGCTATCGCGACGTGCTGCGCAAGGCCGATCCACACATGGCTTTCATCTGGCTGGACGTGGACCGCCAGACGCTGGAAGCGCGGCTCAAGCACCGGCGCGGCCATTTCATGCCCGCCAGCCTGCTCGACGACCAGCTGGCGACACTGGAGCCACCAGGCAGCGACGAACGCGTGGTCCGCGTAGTACCTGACGGCCCGGTCGAAACCACCGTGGCCCACGCGCTCGGGCGCCTGTCGGACCTGCGCTAGGAAACGACGGGGCAGTCGCTTCTGCCTGCCATCCCGCCGTGCCCGACGCCATATCGCGGCTCAAGTAGGATCTGCCGTGTGGCATCGCGCAAGAAACCACCGACCGTCATTCCCGCAAAAGCGGGAATCCGGCAGCACTGGCCCATTGAACGCAAAGTCGCTGGGTTCCCGCTTTCGCGGGAACGACGAACACGGAACTGATGGAACAACACGCCAGCGGCTTCGCGCGTTTCAATCCTCGTCCGGCCAGCGGATCTGCGGCCTGACTGACTCCTGGCGCGGCATCGGCACCGCATCAACAGCCGCCCACACCTTCAGCGCATCGACCGTGGCGGCCACATCGTGCACGCGCAGGATCATCGCCCCGCGCTGGGCAGCGACCAGATGCGCGGCGACCGAGCCAGCGACGC
Proteins encoded in this window:
- a CDS encoding glycoside hydrolase family 15 protein, which produces MSTPIEHYAMLGDCRSAALVCRNGSIDWLCLPRFDSEAVFAALLGTPEHGRWLLCPQDEAATSHRQYRDGSLVLETTFETDTGAVRVVDFMVTSQNGNPHSHLVRCVEAVRGRVPMRTELVMRFGHGHIVPWVTQQDDGLRAVAGPDQLVLRSPVPIKGRDMTSQGHFTLDEGERTWFVLSHGPSHLDAPEAVDPEDALAITLAFWEDWSNQCAPAGRWSAQVKRSLVVLKGLSYLPTGAIIAAPTASLPEQLGGERNWDYRYCWLRDSSFTLLALMNAGFHNEAGAFRDWVKRAVAGTPGQLQSLYGVGGERRLPEWSAPWLPGYDASRPVNFGNAAADQFQLDVYGELIALFEIARLRGMPAGAYGNQLERAFLLELEKRWQEPDEGIWEVRSGRRHFTHSKLMAWLALHLAAQNDQSGFCDQDRQRWRQTADTVHAQILARGLHRDGYFVQSYDSEELDAALLLMPMVGFLPADDPRVIATVDAISERLTVDGLVKRYSTHGGVDGLPAGEGTFLACSFWLVEALVMIGRIDRATTLYDHLCGLCNDVGLLAEEYDPKGQRMLGNFPQGYSHVALVNAAYRLTHLHNAKRSSPEVLS
- a CDS encoding protease modulator HflC, whose translation is MKTSVIVAVIVAVLLGLMGSVFIVREDQTAMVLNLGRVVRADLKPGLHFKLPVVESARLFDRRFRILDTTPERYFTSEQKDVSVDFFAIGYISDVRAYFRATGGDAETANKRLAPIITNSLRNEINSRTLTQLVSGDRSEIIAGQLKVINQAIGNLGMQLVDIRLKQIDLPQDSKVLGEVYDRMRAQRQQVASALRAEGEEQARTIRAEADRQQVVIAAEAERDAQRQRGEGDAEAAQIYAKASASDPGFYAFYRSLEAYRNSFADGNAVIVLDKSDPFLQYLKNDR
- the zwf gene encoding glucose-6-phosphate dehydrogenase, with the translated sequence MTDTTSPGVRAADALAPPCLLVLFGARGDLARRLVIPALYNLKRAGQLDERFAIVGFDHGVSSEAGWRRTIGAALRKQATSQGGEFQADGIDENTWRWLSKRMYYQRGDFTAAADYRALKSRLSELDGKHGTQGNVLFYLATAPRFFGAAVNELGRAGLVKQAGDGPWRRVIIEKPFGHDLDSARVLNAQVAQVLAEDQVFRIDHFLGKETVQNIQAFRFANGLFEPVWNRDRIDHVQITAAETIGVEGRGNFYEPTGALRDMVPNHLFQLLAMVAMEPPSEFTPAAMLRRRSEVIEAVRPLAPQDVVRGQYAAGTIGSDAVPAYRDEDTTSSTSETETYVAMKLAIDTWRWAGVPFYLRTGKRLRTRTTEVAIRFKPAPLAPFRNTAVGGYGPDWLVLHIQPDEGISLQFDVKRPGYPVALAPVRMDFRYRDWFPQENTVGYERLLHDCMRGEAALFQDAAMVDAAWCIVQPVLDAWARQPATEFPNYAAGSAGPVAADALLALDGGRTWRALTPGRTRPPHRPRQQGEAKAAAGKATSPEGTNATREAPRKVTGKASKATASKKTAAKRTTERNVRKRTTSST
- the hflK gene encoding FtsH protease activity modulator HflK; its protein translation is MAWNTPGSGSGDNGNGSGPGRGRNSWKPGRDGLDGVLAQLRNLLGGNGNGGPLRWIGVAVVLVVAFSSFQLIGEQQRGVVLRFGQFVRIMQPGPNLKWPWPIESVRNVAVTTIQTFSNTLPVLTSDENIVNVTVNVQYRIDDPRQYLYGTAAADEVMTQAAQSAVREQVGRATLEDVLNKRGPLATAAKDRLQAALNAYRSGLVVTDLTLPNARPPDEVKPAFDDVNSAQQSRERLVNEAQAYAARVVPEARGEAARTRTAAQGYKEAAIANAQGDADRFTLLEQQYSAAPETTRKRLWLETVEQVLAHNRKVVGADGRQLIYVPMDAGAQAGKLPPASSLPRVPMESLLPTVDSSASSASSTSDNLRPPRPTGREEARQ
- a CDS encoding gluconokinase, which codes for MNTPRTLVVMGVSASGKTTVSNVLGAELDYRVLDADDLHPAENVEKMREGIALTDADRLPWLKKVAAWITDQHAANVGVVVSCSALKRSYRDVLRKADPHMAFIWLDVDRQTLEARLKHRRGHFMPASLLDDQLATLEPPGSDERVVRVVPDGPVETTVAHALGRLSDLR
- a CDS encoding adenylosuccinate synthase, with translation MGQSVVVIGAQWGDEGKGKIVDLLTEEIGAVVRFQGGHNAGHTLVIKGKKTVLHLIPSGILRDDALCLIGNGVVISPAALQKEISELEANGVEVRSRLKISPAAPLIMPYHIALDQAREKAAGGKAIGTTGRGIGPAYEDKVARRGIRIADLHYPKQLEELLRTALDYHNFVLTKYLGVEAVDFQKTYDEALAFGEYVEPMKSDVAGILHDLRKQGKRVLFEGAQGALLDIDHGTYPYVTSSNTTVGGALAGTGVGAQSLDYVLGIAKAYATRVGGGPFPTELDDDVGQGIRDRGAEYGASTGRPRRCGWMDIVALKRAVAINGISGLCITKLDVLDGMEKLKICIAYEYRGKRSEYAPLDAQGWEECTPVYLEFPGWNENTHGITEWDKLPAAARAYLRALEELAGCPISIVSTGPDRDHTMILQDPFA